One segment of Microbacterium arborescens DNA contains the following:
- a CDS encoding isoprenyl transferase, which produces MAANRGRGPLYRLYASRLRRHLTPETVPHHVAMMIDGNRRWARQAGYPTPAEGHRAGAAKMHEFLRWCDELGIRVVSLYLLSHDNLAKRDSRELADLLEIIAELAETLSNEPGWRVQHVGRAAQLPDDLARVLAKAEAHTRDNTGLHVNLAVGYGGRGEIVDAVRSIITSHHERGGSMEELAESLTPEQIGEHLYTGGQADPDLVIRTSGEQRLSDFLLWQSAHSEFYFVEALGPDLREVDFLRAIRDFATRDRRFGG; this is translated from the coding sequence GTGGCTGCGAACCGCGGACGAGGACCCCTCTATCGACTGTATGCGTCCCGGCTGCGCCGGCACCTGACACCGGAGACGGTTCCACATCACGTCGCGATGATGATCGACGGCAATCGGCGCTGGGCGCGCCAGGCGGGATATCCGACTCCCGCCGAGGGGCACCGTGCCGGCGCGGCGAAGATGCACGAGTTCCTCCGCTGGTGCGACGAGCTCGGCATCCGCGTCGTGTCGCTGTACCTGCTGTCGCACGACAATCTCGCCAAGCGCGACTCGCGCGAGCTCGCCGACCTGCTTGAGATCATCGCAGAGCTCGCCGAGACGCTCTCGAACGAGCCGGGTTGGCGCGTCCAGCACGTCGGCCGGGCCGCTCAGCTCCCGGATGACCTCGCGCGGGTCCTCGCGAAGGCGGAGGCGCACACGCGGGACAACACCGGGCTCCACGTCAACCTGGCAGTCGGCTACGGCGGGCGCGGCGAGATCGTGGATGCCGTGCGGAGCATCATCACGAGCCACCACGAGCGGGGTGGGTCGATGGAAGAGCTCGCGGAGAGCCTGACCCCGGAGCAGATCGGCGAGCACCTCTACACCGGCGGACAGGCCGATCCCGACCTCGTCATCCGGACCTCGGGCGAGCAGCGGTTGAGCGACTTCCTGCTCTGGCAGTCCGCGCACAGCGAGTTCTACTTCGTCGAGGCGCTCGGACCCGACCTGCGCGAAGTGGACTTCCTGCGCGCGATCCGCGACTTCGCGACGCGCGATCGTCGTTTCGGCGGCTGA
- a CDS encoding sensor histidine kinase produces MNPSRSEARRARILGIVLVIVCAGFVVAAIGSLLVFLLVGARLPWAAVLAFALVGLATLLTVGLVGWPLLATPPREAAAQDAFDAAVESQRRLLDDVRHELKTPIAIVRGHLELVDASDPADVDAVREIAIGELDRMTRLIGDIDLLASVEGERFTMDEVDIESLTQRVVDLVTVIPGHEWAVESTQRGIIHGDADRLLQAWLQLADNAAKHTPAGTAIELGSGVYAGAFHLWVRDHGPGIPPAARHRIFRRFDRGGRRRSAGGSGLGLAIVDAIAKGHGGSCTVTETPGGGATFTITIPLRSTLRLPAPVRAGEVVLQRKEIG; encoded by the coding sequence GTGAACCCGTCGCGGTCGGAAGCCCGGCGCGCACGCATCCTGGGGATCGTCCTGGTGATCGTGTGCGCCGGCTTCGTCGTCGCCGCGATCGGCTCGCTGCTGGTCTTCCTCCTCGTCGGGGCGCGCCTCCCGTGGGCGGCGGTGCTGGCCTTCGCCCTCGTCGGGCTCGCGACCCTTCTCACCGTGGGGCTCGTCGGGTGGCCCCTGTTGGCGACACCGCCCCGCGAGGCGGCTGCGCAGGATGCCTTCGACGCCGCGGTCGAATCCCAGCGTCGGCTGCTCGACGACGTCCGCCACGAACTGAAAACGCCGATCGCGATCGTGCGCGGGCACCTCGAGCTCGTCGACGCGAGCGACCCGGCCGACGTCGACGCCGTGCGTGAGATCGCGATCGGCGAGCTCGACCGGATGACGCGACTCATCGGCGACATCGATCTTCTCGCCTCCGTGGAGGGCGAACGCTTCACGATGGACGAGGTCGACATCGAGAGCCTCACCCAGAGGGTCGTCGACCTGGTCACCGTGATCCCGGGACACGAATGGGCGGTGGAGTCGACACAGCGCGGCATCATCCACGGCGACGCGGACCGTCTGCTGCAGGCCTGGCTGCAGCTCGCCGACAACGCCGCCAAACACACCCCCGCCGGCACCGCGATCGAGCTCGGCAGCGGTGTCTACGCGGGGGCCTTCCACCTCTGGGTCCGCGACCACGGCCCCGGCATCCCACCGGCTGCCCGACACCGCATCTTCCGCCGCTTCGACCGGGGCGGTCGGCGTCGTTCGGCGGGCGGGTCCGGACTGGGCCTCGCGATCGTCGACGCCATCGCCAAAGGCCACGGCGGCTCCTGCACCGTCACCGAGACACCCGGCGGCGGCGCCACCTTCACCATCACGATCCCGCTCCGCTCGACCCTGCGCCTGCCGGCGCCGGTGCGGGCCGGGGAAGTCGTGCTCCAGCGCAAGGAGATCGGATGA
- a CDS encoding PhoH family protein: MAARATEQQRRVIHHGGDDLDQELRTYVLDTSVLLSDPRALFRFAEHSVVVPVVVVTELEAKRHDPEIGYFARQALRHLDDLRVEHGRLDFPVPVGDGGTLRVELTNTDPSVLPAGMRLGDNDTRILAVAMHLAHEGQPVTVVSKDLPMRVKAASLGISAEEYLAEQAVDSGWTGIAGIDLSGDEMSDLYESEVATSDQVRGVPVNTGLVIHSERGSALGRVTGPGSFRLVRGDRDVFGLHGRSAEQRIAIDLLLDPDVGIVSLGGRAGTGKSALALCAALESVLERQQQRKIIVFRPLFAVGGQELGYLPGDAQEKMNPWGQAIFDTLGSVVSGNVVEEIIARGLLEVLPLTHIRGRSLHDAFVIVDEAQSLERNVLLTVLSRIGQNSRVVLTHDVGQRDNLRVGRHDGIASVIETLKGHDLFGHVTLTRSERSAIAALVTDLLEAGELS, encoded by the coding sequence GTGGCCGCACGAGCAACAGAGCAGCAGCGTCGCGTCATCCACCACGGAGGTGACGACCTCGATCAGGAGCTGCGCACCTACGTTCTGGACACATCGGTGCTGCTGAGTGATCCGCGAGCGTTGTTCCGCTTCGCCGAGCACTCGGTCGTCGTCCCCGTCGTGGTCGTCACCGAACTCGAAGCCAAGCGGCACGATCCCGAGATCGGCTACTTCGCGCGCCAGGCGCTGCGACACCTCGACGACCTGCGGGTCGAGCACGGTCGGCTCGACTTCCCGGTTCCCGTTGGTGACGGCGGCACGCTGCGCGTCGAGCTGACGAACACCGATCCCTCGGTGCTGCCGGCCGGGATGCGCCTCGGCGACAACGACACGCGCATCCTCGCCGTCGCGATGCACCTCGCCCACGAAGGCCAGCCCGTCACGGTGGTGTCGAAGGACCTTCCGATGCGTGTCAAAGCTGCCTCGCTCGGCATCAGTGCCGAGGAGTATCTGGCCGAGCAGGCCGTGGACTCGGGATGGACCGGCATCGCGGGCATCGATCTCTCGGGCGACGAGATGAGCGACCTGTACGAGAGCGAGGTCGCCACGAGCGACCAGGTGCGCGGGGTGCCCGTGAACACCGGGCTCGTGATCCACTCGGAGCGGGGGTCGGCCCTCGGGCGGGTGACCGGTCCCGGGTCGTTCCGGCTCGTGCGCGGTGATCGCGACGTCTTCGGGCTGCACGGACGCTCCGCCGAGCAGCGGATCGCGATCGACCTGCTCCTCGATCCGGATGTCGGCATCGTGTCGCTGGGAGGCCGGGCCGGAACCGGCAAGTCGGCACTCGCGCTGTGCGCGGCGCTGGAGTCGGTGCTCGAACGGCAGCAGCAGCGCAAGATCATCGTGTTCCGTCCGCTCTTCGCCGTCGGTGGCCAGGAGCTCGGGTACCTCCCCGGCGATGCCCAGGAGAAGATGAACCCCTGGGGTCAAGCCATCTTCGACACGCTGGGTTCGGTCGTCTCCGGCAACGTCGTGGAGGAGATCATCGCCCGCGGGCTGCTCGAGGTGCTGCCGCTGACCCACATCCGCGGACGTTCGCTGCACGACGCGTTCGTCATCGTCGACGAGGCGCAGTCGCTCGAGCGCAACGTCCTGCTGACGGTGCTCAGCCGGATCGGGCAGAACTCGCGTGTCGTGCTCACACACGACGTCGGCCAGCGCGACAACCTCCGGGTCGGGCGTCACGACGGCATCGCATCGGTGATCGAGACGCTCAAGGGCCATGACCTGTTCGGACACGTGACGCTCACGCGCTCGGAGCGTTCGGCTATCGCGGCGCTCGTCACCGACCTGTTGGAAGCCGGCGAGCTCAGCTGA
- a CDS encoding response regulator transcription factor, translating into MTRILLVDDEPHIIALLERALRTENLEPVVAEDGETALELLDTEEIDLVILDVGLPGIDGFDVLRRIRASGSAVPVIMLTARSGTNDTVEGLDAGASDYVPKPFVVAELLARVRSRLRETPGPATVITRDGVSLDMLTRRATVDGRDIDLSAREFALAEQFLRHAGEVLSRETLLSRVWELDFDPGSNVVDVYVRYLRGKVGASRIVTVRGEGYRWD; encoded by the coding sequence ATGACCCGCATCCTGCTCGTCGATGACGAACCCCACATCATCGCCCTCCTCGAGCGCGCCTTGCGCACCGAGAACCTCGAGCCCGTCGTCGCCGAGGACGGTGAGACGGCGCTCGAGCTGCTCGACACCGAGGAGATCGACCTGGTCATCCTCGACGTCGGGCTGCCGGGCATCGACGGCTTCGACGTCCTGCGCCGCATCCGCGCGTCGGGTTCGGCCGTCCCCGTGATCATGCTGACGGCGCGCAGCGGCACGAACGACACCGTCGAGGGCCTGGATGCCGGCGCGAGCGACTACGTGCCCAAGCCGTTCGTCGTGGCTGAGCTCCTCGCCCGGGTGCGGTCGCGCCTGCGCGAGACTCCGGGGCCGGCCACCGTCATCACGCGCGACGGAGTGAGCCTCGACATGCTGACCCGGCGCGCCACGGTCGACGGCCGCGACATCGACCTGTCGGCACGCGAGTTCGCCCTCGCGGAGCAATTCCTCCGCCACGCCGGCGAGGTCCTCAGCCGTGAGACGTTGCTGAGCCGGGTGTGGGAGCTCGACTTCGACCCCGGCTCCAACGTCGTCGACGTGTACGTGCGCTATCTGCGGGGCAAGGTCGGCGCATCCCGCATCGTCACGGTCCGGGGCGAGGGGTACCGCTGGGACTGA